From the Streptomyces nigrescens genome, one window contains:
- a CDS encoding TlyA family RNA methyltransferase, which produces MAGVARRRLDAELVRRKLARSREHASQLIAAGRVTVGGATATKPATQVETSAAVVVREDDSDPDYVSRGGHKLAGAFAAFVPLGLKIEGRRALDAGASTGGFTDVLLRAGARHVVAVDVGYGQLAWSLQSDERVTVKDRTNVRELTLEQIDSEPVDLVVGDLSFIPLGLVLPALARCAAPGADLVLMVKPQFEVGKERLGSGGVVRSAELRAEAVRAVASRAAELEFGVLGVTASPLPGPSGNVEYFLWLRAGAPALDPADVDRAVAEGPR; this is translated from the coding sequence GTGGCAGGAGTGGCACGACGCCGACTCGATGCGGAGCTGGTGCGCCGCAAGCTGGCCCGTTCGCGCGAGCACGCCAGCCAGCTGATCGCCGCGGGCCGGGTGACCGTCGGCGGGGCGACCGCGACCAAACCGGCCACTCAGGTGGAGACCAGCGCGGCCGTGGTCGTCCGCGAGGACGACAGCGATCCCGACTATGTCTCGCGCGGCGGGCACAAGCTCGCCGGGGCGTTCGCCGCGTTCGTCCCGCTCGGTCTGAAGATCGAGGGCCGCCGGGCGCTGGACGCGGGCGCCTCGACCGGTGGCTTCACCGATGTCCTGCTGCGGGCCGGCGCCCGTCATGTCGTCGCCGTCGACGTCGGATACGGACAGCTCGCCTGGTCGCTCCAGAGCGATGAGCGGGTCACCGTGAAGGACCGCACCAACGTGCGCGAATTGACGCTGGAACAGATCGACTCGGAACCCGTCGACCTCGTCGTCGGCGATCTCTCGTTCATCCCGCTGGGGCTCGTACTGCCCGCGCTGGCCCGCTGTGCGGCGCCCGGCGCGGATCTGGTGCTGATGGTCAAGCCGCAGTTCGAGGTCGGCAAGGAGCGGCTGGGCAGCGGTGGGGTGGTGCGCAGCGCGGAGCTGCGGGCCGAGGCCGTACGCGCGGTCGCGAGCCGGGCCGCCGAACTGGAATTTGGCGTACTTGGCGTAACTGCGAGCCCACTGCCTGGACCTTCCGGGAATGTCGAGTACTTTCTGTGGCTGCGCGCCGGGGCGCCTGCACTCGACCCGGCGGACGTCGACCGTGCAGTGGCGGAGGGGCCTCGTTGA